In Erigeron canadensis isolate Cc75 chromosome 6, C_canadensis_v1, whole genome shotgun sequence, the following are encoded in one genomic region:
- the LOC122604914 gene encoding receptor-like protein EIX2, which yields MNFLEVFPWSLSSVNSLGVLNLSNNNFSGKIPVGNGGKLQQFDSSSYSGNPLLYGPPLTQEGRVVPRPPVDGKEDDDEDEEESQVWKSYYMGMGVGFGVGFWGICSAIFLIRGCRHFLFASLSHVKDWIYVTTAVYLRKFKRGSHWLRQAWEVSHTAE from the exons ATGAACTTTCTGGAAGTATTCCCCTGGAGCTTGTCATCCGTAAATTCTTTAGGTGTTCTTAACCTCTCAAACAATAACTTCTCAGGGAAAATACCCGTTGGGAATGGGGGTAAACTACAACAATTCGATTCTTCCTCCTACAGCGGTAACCCTCTACTCTACGGACCTCCACTTACGCAAGAAGGCAGGGTTGTACCTCGTCCGCCTGTCGATGGAAAGGAAGATGACgacgaagatgaagaagaaagtcAAGTTTGGAAGTCGTATTACATGGGCATGGGTGTTGGATTTGGTGTTGGATTTTGGGGAATTTGCAGTGCTATATTTCTCATTCGTGGATGCAGACATTTCTTGTTTGCATCATTGAGTCACGTCAAGGATTGGATATACGTAACAACGGCTGTGTATCTTCGGAAATTCAAAAG GGGTTCACATTGGTTGCGGCAAGCATGGGAGGTTTCCCACACTGCGGAGTGA
- the LOC122604915 gene encoding receptor-like protein 30 yields the protein MSGSCIEKERQALLILKSHLDLFGSLDDWGSEEDKTDCCQWVGVHCNNDTGHVIRLDLHDKGLNGSVSLSLGDLTSLTHLDLSSNNITGNLPNTVFQLSNLFYLNVSDNSLNGSIPELTGCSSVSTLDLSSNNFTGDLPSSVAQLLYLDYLDVSHNSFSGSIPDFTRSPSLSILDLSSNCFTGDLPYNVGQLTHLYYLDISHNFVNGNIPDFTGCPSMSTLDLSHNNLSGHFPISVGHLLNISYLDVSSNNITGVLPSSVGQLLYLDYLDVSSNSLNGVISDLHFQNLTQLTYLDLSFNSFSLDQLSAIPSQLETIRLQSCTLGRIFPSWLKTQKSYRYLDISSAGISDNIPSWFWDQLPSGLRFLNISSNDIKGVLPDIVTDFDEHPGMDLSDNQFEGRVPRLPSKLAAINLSGNKLSGNLSFLCRIDKEISLIQLSNNVFTGSLPDCWSNFQKT from the coding sequence ATGTCTGGGTCCTGCATTGAGAAGGAGAGGCAAGCGCTGTTGATCCTTAAAAGCCACCTTGATTTGTTTGGATCTCTGGATGATTGGGGAAGCGAAGAAGACAAGACAGATTGCTGTCAATGGGTGGGCGTTCATTGTAACAACGACACTGGGCATGTGATCAGACTTGATCTTCATGATAAAGGGTTAAACGGATCCGTGTCTCTTTCCCTTGGAGATTTGACTTCTCTTACACATTTAGACCTCTCTAGTAACAATATAACTGGAAATTTGCCCAATACtgtgtttcaactttcaaatcttttttaTCTTAATGTTAGTGACAACTCTTTGAACGGAAGCATTCCCGAGTTGACAGGATGTTCATCCGTGTCAACCTTAGACCTCTCTAGTAATAATTTTACTGGAGATTTGCCCAGCAGTGTGGCTCAGCTTTTATATCTTGATTATCTTGATGTTAGTCACAATTCTTTCAGCGGAAGCATACCTGACTTCACTCGAAGTCCATCCCTATCGATCTTGGACCTCTCAAGTAATTGTTTTACTGGAGATTTGCCCTACAATGTGGGCCAACTTACACATCTTTATTATCTTGATATCAGTCACAATTTTGTAAACGGAAACATTCCTGACTTCACGGGATGTCCATCGATGTCAACCTTAGACCTGTCTCATAATAACCTAAGTGGACACTTTCCCATCAGTGTCGGTCATCttttaaatattagttatctTGATGTTTCATCCAATAATATTACTGGAGTTTTGCCCAGCAGTGTGGGTCAGCTTTTATATCTCGATTATCTTGATGTTTCATCCAACTCCCTTAATGGTGTAATCTCTGaccttcattttcaaaatctcaCCCAGTTAACTTATTTGGATTTGTCTTTCAATTCTTTTTCACTTGATCAGTTGAGTGCCATTCCTTCTCAATTGGAGACAATTAGATTGCAATCCTGCACTTTGGGGCGCATTTTCCCTTCCTGGctcaaaactcaaaaaagtTATAGATATCTTGATATTTCAAGTGCCGGAATATCAGATAACATTCCTTCATGGTTCTGGGATCAGCTACCATCTGGATTGAGATTTCTGAACATCTCTTCAAATGATATAAAAGGTGTGCTACCAGATATAGTGACAGACTTTGACGAGCATCCTGGAATGGATTTGAGTGACAATCAATTTGAAGGTAGAGTACCACGGTTGCCTTCTAAACTCGCAGCAATAAACCTTTCTGGAAACAAGCTCTCTGGAAACCTCTCTTTCTTGTGTAGAATTGATAAGGAAATAAGTTTGATCCAACTCTCGAACAATGTATTCACAGGGAGCCTTCCAGATTGTTGGTCGAATTTCCAAAAAACCTAA